CCATTTGGTGCAGCTATTGGCTACCTTGTCCAGGAGGGAGAGTCGAAACTCGAAATCGACCAAGGTCAACTTGAAATTGCGGTAGGAAAAGACCTGTTTGGTAATACCGGTGATGAGTATGGGTATTATCAAACAAACGATTTGGAACTTAGCACCTCTGTGCGGACGGTAATTCTGGTGCTCGACGTCAGTGGGCTTTCATTTCGGCCAGTGGAAAGCCAAGAGAATCTAGAGGCCTACGATATACCTACATATCTTTCCATTGGTGACTCAATGCCAATTGAGAAAACGGTAAAATTCGTGATAAATCCCGAATCAAGCTAAGGGGATAAGCTGCCGATAGTCGAGCTATTGGTGGGAGGCCCTATGATTCGATTGCATATTTTACCAAGCTTACTCGTTGCTGTGTTCTGCGCACCGCAAGTCGCCTATGGCAAGACCGTTGTCACAACCTACGTTGTTGAGACTCAAGAAAAACGTCATTCAACTCGCTGGACCCTGACTGAGTGGCTGCGAATCAAAGAGAGAATTCGTCTGATGGATCTCTGGCTAGCTTTAGTGTCAGATCCAAAGAAGGAAAAATTCGCTCCCGAACTATCTTTGGGCTATAAATCTCTCTCAGGTGAGATGAAATTGAGTTCGGACATCAATTCCACGCCGACTTTGTTTGAATCGCAGTCAGCCCAGTCTGGTCGTATCCAGTTTTGGTTTACAAATCTCATTTCCTCCACAACCGGTCTAAAAACACCCAACGTTGATCTTGGGTTTGACTATGGTGCCCATCGCGGGAGTGATCCCGCAGTGGGAGAAGATCAGTATGACACTGGTGCACAGGTCTTAACACTATCCAAGCGCAGCTACAGCTATACGACTGTGAATTTTCGAATCTTCGGTAAAAACATTCAGGATACCTCCCTGGTGCTGAAGTATGGTCAGTATCAAACCAGTAAAGGCTTTGATGATAGTCTAGGAGAGTTGGATGAGAATGTTTCTGGACTTGTGGCTGGAGCGGAGTCGTATTTTTATATGCTGAAATGGTTGGGGCTAGAAGGTAACTACCTGAAGTTTGGTAACGATAAGGGGCCGGCTGGCTCTGAAGAGGTTAGTGGCGAGCTTTTTGACTATGGGATCTTCATCGAGGTCTACAACCTGCGTGTCGGATATGGCGAGTACGAAGAGGAATGGGAGTGGCAGACCCCGAGTTACGATCTCAAGTACGAGCGTCGCGGCCAAGCGGTTTCTGTAAAGTTGAACTTCTAGATCGGTTGACTTTAGGGGTACCAAGGGGTTACTCTTTGTTAGGAGTTGACCTCTCCTAAGGAGCCCCTCATGAGTCAATCCCTGAGCAGTCCAAGTTTACTGATAGCACTCCCACAATTGCAAGATCCCAACTTTGTGAAGTCAGTGGTCCTACTCGTTGAAAATAACGACGATGGGGCAATGGGGTTTATCATTAACCGACCCTCTCCTTTTTCCGTAAGAGATGTTTTGCAGGATGTTTCGCTTACGATCCCTGGAGACATTCCTTCTTGGTATGGCGGGCCAGTGGGTACTGAGCAAGGGGTGGTCATTCACAATCGCCCAGATGAACACGCCTCATCGAAAATTGGCTTTGTCAGAATCAGCTCATCGGAACGAGCGATGAAGGGCCTTATCGAAAGCCATCGAGAAACCCATGAATTGGAGCTGTATTCCTATCGCTTTGTCATTGGCTATGCAGGGTGGGGGCAGCGACAGTTAGAAAATGAAATGAAGGCTGGTGCGTGGATTCAAATTGATACCAGCTTTGATTTAATCTTCAATACACCATGGCAGAAGATGTGGGACGAGTCTATGAGGAGAATTGGTGTCAATCCTATGGATATCGCACCCACGGTGCAGCCCTACCTTAACTAGTGCCTAGGCAAGTTGAATTCTCGGCTAGGCGACAGGGAGTGAGCGAGAAGACAGTAGGTCCTGGGTACGGTGACGAAGCGAGTGACAAAGTCAACAACGCCGAGGCTTTGAATCGACTAGGCACTAGTGGGCATATTTTACTTCTTGGCTTTCATGATGGAGGTTGGTAGACCTCCAAAATCCACAGGCTGGATAAGCGAAATTTCGTATCCGACATCTTCCAGAGCGGCAATCCAAGCCCGCTTGCGTGGTGTGATAGCGACAATCTCTTGAACGTTTCGATCCTTGGCAGCCCTGGCAAACTCCTGATAGAGAATATCGACATCCTTGGGGTTCTTGACTCGGATACCGTAGGGAGGATTGGTGATAATACTGGGAATATCTCGGTCATCAGCGAGGTAACTCATCTTGATTGCATTGCCGCGGTAGAGTCGAAATTCAGACTTGAGGCCAAAATACTGCAGGTTTTCGATCGCTCCCTTGACCTTATTTCTCGAAGAGTCGGCTAAGATCAGAGACTCGTCTCGCATCTTTCCTGGTTTTGTCCACTGACTTTCGGGTTTACCCGGAATCTCAGTAGCATAATGATGATTCTTGTATGCGAAGTCTTGGGAACGAAAGCGGTCGAGGGAAAGCTGTTGCTCCAAGGCGAGAGCTTCAATCCCTACGGTTCCACCACCACACATAGGATCAAAGAATCTCTTATGGGTAAAATATTGCGATTCAAGGACCAATGCTGCTGCGATTGTCCGTTGTATCGGAGCTTGGTGCTGAAATGGCAATTGCATGGACTCTGATTGAAAGATCCCCGTAGTATTCAAGGTTAAAATATATTGGTCTTGAAAAAGCCAGGCATGGAAGTCAATATCTGGATTTCGTAGATTGGCCTTAGCAACGATCTTATCCCTTAGTAGAGAACGTGACATTCCTGATGCTGTCGCCCGGGCCAGATCAACAGAAATAAAGGGGTGGTCACCGAAGCGAAAGCCTTTAACAGCGAAAACCCGATCATTGGCAAAAAAGCGGCTGAACTCAACTTCAAGCAACTGATCCCTCAGCTGATCTAAAGATGATAGTTGGGTCTCAAAAAGAACCAGGCCGACACTCTCACAGGTTCTTATGTAGTGATTGAGATAAGCGATTTCGGACATGGGGCAATCCCGCAGGACCACACAAGAGGGCGATATAGTAGTTCCGTGCCGATGATGAAGGGAAAGCTCTTTTCGCAGAAACGGGGCTAGGCCTTCGGCACAGAATAGGGCAAGGTCAATTTGATTCACAGAAGATCTCCAGATCGTAGTTCAGAGTCCTTCTGCATCATTTTGAGATGAATCTCAACAGTTAATGAGGACTGACCATTTAACGCCTCTCATCTATGATAAATTCATGAAAACTTTGGCCTGTCTCATCAAGGGCTTGGATCTTGAATGAGCGCCCCTGGTGAGTCATTTGAAGGAAATGGTGCTTTTTAAAGGCAACCCCACCATCCTTCAAATACCAGCGATCGTGTTTTGGGCTTCGCTGTTTCACTCCAAGGCCGCCTTCGCCAACATAGATGATGCCTCGTTGCTCATCGGCCTCATCGTTGAAGATCGGAAGAGTTTTTTTGAAGGTATGGCCATCAGACTCGAATGCTAATCTCACTCCATAGTCTTCAAACAGAGGAACCCACTTTTTAGTTTCACTTGCTCGCTTTACAGCAGGGTAAGCTGGACGGTGATAATTTGTAAAGGTCCACTGGCCAGCACTTTGCGACTGCATTAATTCTTGCTCAAGCCATTGGTATTGAAGACCCATCACGCTTTCTTCCGAGTTGAGAGTGATCAGATCTAGGCTGCCTATGCTTGTTTTAAAATAACCGGGATGCTCGGGGTCCAAACCAAAAACTTGATTGTAGAGGGTTTTATTGGTTTCATGATTACCACGGGTTGGAATGATGGGCAGGAGGCGACCATCTTCCAAAGTAGTAAGTGCATAGTCGTTCAGCCAAAGCTGCCATTGCCGCCAATCGTTGCCATCAGCGATATAATCACCGCCATGAACAAAGGCGATGATCTCTGGTTGATTCGCTAGAATGTCTCGAATGGATCGATTGATAAAGCGTCGATTATCATGGTTAGATCGCGAATCACCGCCAAATAGTAAGCCGTAGTCGTCGTGATCGGGTGCTGTTTGAAATTGGTAGATGGGGCTCTCACTGTTACTGGTGGCCACCTGGAGATAGTATTTTGTATTCGGCATAAGGTTCTTGAAAATAGCTCTTGCCGTGTAGGGGTTTTGTTTGGTTTCGAAAAGGTTTGGGTTTTCATATTGAGCTAGGGAGACTACCGCGTGAGGCTCAATTGCTTGCAATAAGTCAGCCTGCAAGCTCAGAGTCGGAATAGCTGTTTCGTCCCCATCATTTTGAGTCCAGACGATGGTGGCCTCAGTGCTTGGCTGTTCTAGCCAAACTACACGGACTTGAAAACCCTTCACGTTCTCTTTTGGTCCACATGAAAACAACAAAGCCCCTAAGGCTAGTAGGAATAGCCTCATGCTGCTTAATCTCCAAATGTATTTGCTATACTCAATAGTTTGCCAGCAATGGCAATAGCTCTCAAGGCAATATGGGGAAGACAGGGGAAAATTTATATTTCTGGGTATCAAGTCTAAAGATGTAAAGAATAGAGAAAGAACTTAAAAAGTTAAGATTCCTGGAGGCGTTTGACTCTTTTATACCACATTAGGGTGTTAAAGATAGACACTAGCAGCAGGCCGGTCGCAAGCCCTAACCAAAGCCCCCAAAGCCCCTGATTGAAGGTGAAGCAGGCCAGGATGGAAACCGGAAATCCAATGAAGTAAAATCCAGCAAGGTTTGCATACAGTGAAGTTTTAGTGTCGCCAGACCCGCGAAGGGCTCCACCGGATACCACCTGAATGCCATCAACCACTTGAAATAAGGCACAAAGCCCGATGACTGTGAGAGCCATAGAGACGACTTCGGAATCCTCTGTAAATAGTCCTATAAGTGTCTCAGGAAAAAGGAAGAGAATAAGACCGAAGAGAGCCATAACAATAGCACCCAGGCTAATTCCTAAAAAACCCACCTGGCTTGCCTTCTGATACTGCTGAAGGCCGCAGTGATTGCCCACTCGAATCGAAGTGGCCATGGATAGGCCCATAGGAAACATAAAAGTCGTTGTAGCAATGTTCAGGACAATATGATGGGCTGCTAAAGGCTTCGCTCCTAGTGTAGCGCCGATCAAGGTCATAACATTGAACGCAGCGACCTCAAGACCAATTTGGGAAGCAGCGGGGATGCTGAGCTTGAGAAAGAGCTTGGCAAGAACTTTATCGAATCCTAGTAGGGTTGCGAGTGTCGGTCTGAAAGCTGGTTTTTGCTTGCTCCATAGATAGAAGGAAAGACCAAGAATCGCTAGGAACATAAACACCCGGCCAATGAGGGTTGCATAGGCGACCCCTTCGGAGCCTAAGGCTGGGAATCCCCAGCGACCCAAGACGAATGCCTCATCAAGGACGTAGTTTAAAATGTTGGCGACTACGATAATGATCGTGACAGGGGTTGCAATCTCCATAGCTTGCCAGAATTTTTGCAAGCAGTTGAACATCACCAAGAATGGTGTGCTAAAGGCGACTACTTTGATGTACGGAACAGCTTTCTCCACCACAGCAGGGGTTGCTCCCGTGAGATAGAAGTAGTCGGCAGCCAGAAGAATAACAGGAATGAGTAGCAATGATAGGGTGAGGCTGAGGAGAAAAGAAAATCCCAGGCACTGATAGATAGTTTTGAAATCTCTCCGGCTAAATGATTGAGAGACAATCGTGTCAATGCCAAGCAGCAGACCAATAGCAACAATGAGAAGTGGCCAGACCAGGCTATTTCCAGCGGCGACTCCCGCTAGATCCTCGGCACTAACTTTGCCGACAACGTAGGTATCCACGAGCCCCATGGAAATGTTCCCCACCTGGGATAGAATCACGGGAACAGCTAACATGATCAGGCGGCGAAATTCGTAGATTCCTGGGAACATAATCTCTTCTAGATGAGTTTGTCGATGGCTGCCACAAGTTCTGAAAACGAGTCGAGAATTACATCGGGTTCAGGGGAGGCGTCTGATTTTGGATCGAGAGATACATTCTTGTGAACATTCAGCTCGGGAGAAAATTGCAACAAGGCGTCTTTAATCTCAGGTTCAATCTGAGTTCCATAGCGAGCCCAAGCAGTTCGGACTCCAAGAGACCTACCGAGACCCACGTCCTTACGGAGATTGTCACCAACCCAAAGAACATGATCGAAGTGGCCTTCCATGTCGTGATCCATGAGAACGGTTTTTAAGCCGCGAGTTCCAGGTTTTTCATAGTCTTCGGGAAGGGTGCGAACGATTCCCTTAAAGTCGAAGGCTGATTGCTGGAGGTGTTTATATAAAATTTCAGGGGCAACCTTGACTTTTTTGCTTTCTGGGTCAGTGGGGATACGAGGATCTGAAAGACCATAAAGTGCATCGAAGTAGTGTAAGATTCCTAACTTGTTCAGCTTCCACATAGCCACATATCGTGGTGCATCGGTGAGCGCAATGATAGGGAAGTGTGGCCAGCGATCCTTGATGGTTTTAAACGTTTCTAGTACACCATCATAGGCAGTTAAATGCTTCTGGGCCATATCTTTGAAAGCTAGGCGACCTGGTTCCACCGCTTCGCTTAACATGCGATCGATGTCCCCTTGATAGTGGGCAGCGATGGATGGCAGCTCTTGAATCAAGAAAGGGTATTCAATAGAGCCCTGTTCCTCAAAGACTTTTTTCGATTCTAGGGCTTGCTGCGCAACCGGGACTCCTGTGATATCTTCCACCTTACTAAACAGTTCGTTGAGGCAGGCTACGTAATAGCTAACCCAGTCGAACACTGTGTTGTCGATGTCCAGAACGAGCAGTTTTTCGTATTTTCTTGTCAAAGTCGCCACCTCAGTCAATACAGGTTCTTGGTAGATGGGAAATGGATGATTTCTATAGCACGTTTTGCCGCAAAGTCAAAATGTTACCTAGTGGAATCCTAAAAATTCATGGTTTGTTAGGTCACATCAAGCTCATAAGAGTCTCACCAATGCTTTTTGATAAATTCATCGGGCAGACCTAGTTCACGGGCATACTCGATATCGATTCCAATGAGCCTAACAGATAAAAAATGACGCACCCAATCATCCCCGTCAATCATCATCTTACGCCAGTCCCCATCATCGACCACCCTTCCTTCGTTGATCAAAATGATACGGTCGGCGAAGCGAATGGCAATTTCTACGGATGATGTGGAAATAAGCAAGGTGCGGGACTCATCCTTCTGGCCTAATTCCTTGATCATATTCAAGATAATTGTAGATGTAACGGGATCGAGACCCGATGTTGGCTCGTCGAAGATGGCGACAACAGGGTCTGTAGCCAAAGCTCTTGCTATGCCTATGCGACGTTTCATGCCTCCTGATAGCTCGTAGGGAAACATGGTTTTAGTCCGGGGAAGCTTTAGGCTGAGGAGTAAGTCGTCGATCACCTGCTCCATCTCATCATCGCTAAGATCTGTCATATGCTCCATGGCGAACCGAATATTGTCGTTCACCGTCATGTAGTCGAAGAGCGCTCCTTGCTGGAATGCCATGCCCACCCGTCTTAAGGTTTCCTGCTTTTCATTTTCCGAAGCATGGACCATATCTCTCTCAAGGAGTGATATTGAACCGCTATTGGGCTTTTCTAGGCCCAACAAGAGTTTGAGAAGGGTCGACTTGCCACATCCACCAGGACCGAGAATGCTGACTTTTTCTCCAGGCTGCACCTCGAAGCTGATGTCATCGAGAATTTTAGCTGAACCATAGGACTTGCCAACTTGCTGCAGTGATATCAAGTGCCCTCCTTCTTGCGCCGCATTGAATGATTTTTTGTGCCATAATTAGCCACTATTGGAAATGTCTATATGAGTGACTTGTTGTGAAAACCTTGATTTGGACGCGATCCAAGGCCGATTGGCCTAGGGATCGACAGTTGTTTTCCGATCCTTCTTCAGTCATGCACCTGCCATTGACGAGACAGGTGGCACTGCCGCTGTGCGACTGGCCCACTGGTGATGGTGCGATTATCACCAGCCCTAAGGGAGCGAAGCTGTTGCTGGATAACCCTGAGGCCGTCGCCAGACTCCAAAATCGGCAGATATATACATTTAGCTCACGGGTGGCCCAGGTAATGGCAATGTTTGCTGTGAATCTGCTACCAGGGGACCGGGCCCAAGCGATGATGCCAGATTTAATCAAAGCGCTTAGGGAAAAGTCTGGAACCCATGTTTTTTTAAGTGCTGAAAAGTCAGCCTACCCCATCGCTGATGTGTTAAAAAGTCAAGGTGTTGATTGCGTTCACTACCCCATCTATCGCACGGAGGCTGAAGACCATGATGGGCTAGCAGAAGATCCGCGACTGAAAATTGGTGGAGTTGTTTGTCTTGCAAGCCCATCGGCAGTCCGAGCATGGTTTAAGCTTGTCCAGCAAAACGGACTTGATCGGCGAGCCTGGGATCTTGTGGCGTTGGGACCGAGCACTGCTGATGAGATCGAGCGTAGCCACGAGCAGCCGATCATCGCCGACGAAACGAATTTAAGTTCGTTGGTGAAAAAGGCCGAAGCTTGTCTTTCCTGACCAACTTCAATATTGAACCCTGAAGCTGACATTTAACTTTCCCTGATTGGCAGTCGTAATGGTGTAGGGAAAGATCCCGTGGCTTGGAGAAAGTGTGAAGATCAAAAGTGGTATCATGGGACTCTCATCATCAAACGGAACCCCTAGGAGTTGGCACAGATGATCTTCGCGGATTACCACCTGACTAGGAATCTGGCTTAAACCATCTGGAGTATCGAACGGATAAACGGGTACTTGAGCTCTTGGCGATGCGATGTAAAGACCAAGTTGGCTATGGCGTAGCAGAGACCAATCTTCAGCATATGTTTCGGACTCCGTTGCAGCTCCGGCATCTAGATTGGTTCGGGTGAGTTCCCAACGGACTGGTAAAGTCATTTGAATGTTGCTCTCAGCCCGGGCAGGGGCCATTTGCCAAGCTAGTAAGGTGATCAAGTAAAATGTGATGTTTCGCAGCATCGTGTAACCTCTACAAAGCAAGGCAGAATCAAGGATTCGGACTGATAACTTAAATTTTAGCAAATCTTATGATCAAGCCTAAAAAAACAGCTAGCTGCGGCCGGTCTTAATCTGCAACTATGTTAGAATAGGTTTCATAATTAAGCCCCAATGCACCATAATGCTATCATGATCAGCATGATAAGCGGATGAGGGGAGTCGGTTTTTGGTAAGGATTGCAGCCCATGGGGTCTATTTGCGAATCTTGATTTTAGCACTGATGATGGGCACTTTGATATCTGTTGGTTTTTGGCCACAGACCCTTTGGGCACAGATTCACCGAGCGCCGATTGTGATCAAAGCCAAAGACATCGCTCGTGCATCCCGCTACCCCCTCAACTTTTATCGACTTTATCGTAGCTCAGCAGATGGTACAGCAGTTCCGATTCCCTTTCAGATCGATGAAGTTAACGAAGTCGGCGACTATGTGCTCGATCAGGGGGTGCAGCCGAATATAAAAACGTCTAATGGTTATTTTGACCATATCGACGAGTTATCGTTAATGGGGGATGATGTCGGGCCAAAGATTCCTCCAAGTCGATGGAATGGGCCCAAGCCGCAAATCGTCTTTGAAATAAATTTTCAACTTGCCCAAAACAGCGATGAGTCTGTAAAGGAAGGTGCGGTCTACTTAGGTATTTTTTTCTCAGGGGCTCCTGAGCTAAGCACGAAGAAATATGTGGTTTTTAATCTTGATCAAGATTTAATCAAAACCTCTCGATATGAGTACGTCTTTGATAAGAAAAATTATCTTGTAGTCAAACATATCGATATGCTTCGCAATGATCAAGATCCTGTGAGAATGATCGATTCATCGACTTTTTATATGAAGGCGGACCTCAAATACTTTCTAACCGTAGATGCCAACCACCGCTCGGTGAATTCAAGTTTAGAAGCGTACAAAACGGGGCCGGTGAGAACCATTGTTCGCGTCAATTTCTTCTATTCCTTTCTAAATCTCAATTTTGAAGTAGGC
This sequence is a window from Pseudobacteriovorax antillogorgiicola. Protein-coding genes within it:
- a CDS encoding uroporphyrinogen-III synthase; its protein translation is MKTLIWTRSKADWPRDRQLFSDPSSVMHLPLTRQVALPLCDWPTGDGAIITSPKGAKLLLDNPEAVARLQNRQIYTFSSRVAQVMAMFAVNLLPGDRAQAMMPDLIKALREKSGTHVFLSAEKSAYPIADVLKSQGVDCVHYPIYRTEAEDHDGLAEDPRLKIGGVVCLASPSAVRAWFKLVQQNGLDRRAWDLVALGPSTADEIERSHEQPIIADETNLSSLVKKAEACLS
- a CDS encoding purple acid phosphatase family protein codes for the protein MRLFLLALGALLFSCGPKENVKGFQVRVVWLEQPSTEATIVWTQNDGDETAIPTLSLQADLLQAIEPHAVVSLAQYENPNLFETKQNPYTARAIFKNLMPNTKYYLQVATSNSESPIYQFQTAPDHDDYGLLFGGDSRSNHDNRRFINRSIRDILANQPEIIAFVHGGDYIADGNDWRQWQLWLNDYALTTLEDGRLLPIIPTRGNHETNKTLYNQVFGLDPEHPGYFKTSIGSLDLITLNSEESVMGLQYQWLEQELMQSQSAGQWTFTNYHRPAYPAVKRASETKKWVPLFEDYGVRLAFESDGHTFKKTLPIFNDEADEQRGIIYVGEGGLGVKQRSPKHDRWYLKDGGVAFKKHHFLQMTHQGRSFKIQALDETGQSFHEFIIDERR
- a CDS encoding YqgE/AlgH family protein, whose amino-acid sequence is MSQSLSSPSLLIALPQLQDPNFVKSVVLLVENNDDGAMGFIINRPSPFSVRDVLQDVSLTIPGDIPSWYGGPVGTEQGVVIHNRPDEHASSKIGFVRISSSERAMKGLIESHRETHELELYSYRFVIGYAGWGQRQLENEMKAGAWIQIDTSFDLIFNTPWQKMWDESMRRIGVNPMDIAPTVQPYLN
- a CDS encoding HAD family hydrolase, which codes for MTRKYEKLLVLDIDNTVFDWVSYYVACLNELFSKVEDITGVPVAQQALESKKVFEEQGSIEYPFLIQELPSIAAHYQGDIDRMLSEAVEPGRLAFKDMAQKHLTAYDGVLETFKTIKDRWPHFPIIALTDAPRYVAMWKLNKLGILHYFDALYGLSDPRIPTDPESKKVKVAPEILYKHLQQSAFDFKGIVRTLPEDYEKPGTRGLKTVLMDHDMEGHFDHVLWVGDNLRKDVGLGRSLGVRTAWARYGTQIEPEIKDALLQFSPELNVHKNVSLDPKSDASPEPDVILDSFSELVAAIDKLI
- a CDS encoding ABC transporter ATP-binding protein, producing MISLQQVGKSYGSAKILDDISFEVQPGEKVSILGPGGCGKSTLLKLLLGLEKPNSGSISLLERDMVHASENEKQETLRRVGMAFQQGALFDYMTVNDNIRFAMEHMTDLSDDEMEQVIDDLLLSLKLPRTKTMFPYELSGGMKRRIGIARALATDPVVAIFDEPTSGLDPVTSTIILNMIKELGQKDESRTLLISTSSVEIAIRFADRIILINEGRVVDDGDWRKMMIDGDDWVRHFLSVRLIGIDIEYARELGLPDEFIKKHW
- a CDS encoding MATE family efflux transporter; this encodes MFPGIYEFRRLIMLAVPVILSQVGNISMGLVDTYVVGKVSAEDLAGVAAGNSLVWPLLIVAIGLLLGIDTIVSQSFSRRDFKTIYQCLGFSFLLSLTLSLLLIPVILLAADYFYLTGATPAVVEKAVPYIKVVAFSTPFLVMFNCLQKFWQAMEIATPVTIIIVVANILNYVLDEAFVLGRWGFPALGSEGVAYATLIGRVFMFLAILGLSFYLWSKQKPAFRPTLATLLGFDKVLAKLFLKLSIPAASQIGLEVAAFNVMTLIGATLGAKPLAAHHIVLNIATTTFMFPMGLSMATSIRVGNHCGLQQYQKASQVGFLGISLGAIVMALFGLILFLFPETLIGLFTEDSEVVSMALTVIGLCALFQVVDGIQVVSGGALRGSGDTKTSLYANLAGFYFIGFPVSILACFTFNQGLWGLWLGLATGLLLVSIFNTLMWYKRVKRLQES
- a CDS encoding THUMP domain-containing protein, coding for MNQIDLALFCAEGLAPFLRKELSLHHRHGTTISPSCVVLRDCPMSEIAYLNHYIRTCESVGLVLFETQLSSLDQLRDQLLEVEFSRFFANDRVFAVKGFRFGDHPFISVDLARATASGMSRSLLRDKIVAKANLRNPDIDFHAWLFQDQYILTLNTTGIFQSESMQLPFQHQAPIQRTIAAALVLESQYFTHKRFFDPMCGGGTVGIEALALEQQLSLDRFRSQDFAYKNHHYATEIPGKPESQWTKPGKMRDESLILADSSRNKVKGAIENLQYFGLKSEFRLYRGNAIKMSYLADDRDIPSIITNPPYGIRVKNPKDVDILYQEFARAAKDRNVQEIVAITPRKRAWIAALEDVGYEISLIQPVDFGGLPTSIMKAKK